The Streptomyces sp. WZ-12 genome segment GCAGCACGCCCATGCCGATCAGGTTGGAGCGGTGGATGCGCTCGTAGGACTCGGCGATGACGGCCTTGACGCCGAGCAGCGCGGTGCCCTTGGCCGCCCAGTCGCGGGACGAGCCGGAGCCGTACTCCTTGCCGGCCAGGACGACCAGCGGGATGCCGGCGGCCTGGTAGTTCTGCGACGCGTCGTAGATGAAGGAGACCGGGGCGTCAGCCTGGGTGAAGTCGCGGGTGTAGCCGCCCTCGGTGCCCGGCGCGATCTGGTTGCGCAGGCGGATGTTGGCGAACGTACCGCGGATCATCACCTCGTGGTTGCCGCGGCGGGAACCGTAGGAGTTGAAGTCGCGGCGCTCCACGCCGTGCTCGGTCAGGTACTGACCGGCCGGGGTGTCGGCCTTGATCGCACCGGCCGGGGAGATGTGGTCGGTGGTGACCGAGTCGCCCAGCTTGGCCAGCACGCGGGCACCGGCGATGTCCTGCACCGGCGCCGGCTCCATCTGCATGCCCTCGAAGTACGGGGGCTTGCGGACGTAGGTCGACTCGGTGTCCCACTCGAAGGTGTTGCCGGTCGGGATCGGCAGCGCCTGCCACTGGGCGTCGCCGGCGAAGACGTCGCTGTAGGACTTGTTGAACATGTCCTCGCCGATGGCGTTGGCGACGACGTCGTTGACCTCGGCCTCGGTCGGCCAGATGTCCTTGAGGTAGACCGGCTTGCCGTCCTGGTCGGTGCCCAGGGCCGCCTTGGTGATGTCCACCTTCATGGAGCCCGCGAGGGCGTAGGCGACGACCAGCGGCGGGGACGCCAGGTAGTTCATCTTGACGTCGGGGTTGATCCGGCCCTCGAAGTTGCGGTTGCCGGAGAGGACCGACGTCACGGCCAGGTCGTGGTCGTTGACGGCCTTGGAGACCTCCTCCGGCAGCGGGCCGGAGTTGCCGATGCAGGTGGTGCAGCCGTAACCGACGAGGTTGAAGCCGACCTTGTCGAGGTAGGGGGTCAGGCCCGCCTTGTCGAAGTAGTCGGTGACGACCTTCGAGCCCGGGGCGAGGGTGGTCTTGACCCACGGCTTGCGGGTCAGGCCCTTCTCGACCGCCTTCTTGGCCACCAGCGCGGCGGCGACCATGACGTACGGGTTCGAGGTGTTGGTGCAGGAGGTGATGGCCGCGACGGTGACCGCGCCGTGGTCCAGCTCGTAGGTGGAGCCGTCGGGGGCGGTGACGGTGACCGGGTTGGACGGCACGCCGTCGATGGAGGCCGGGGCGTCGGAGGCCGGGAAGGACTCCTTGCCCGCCTCGTCGGCGGTGTCGACGTAGTTGCGGACGTCCTGCTTGAACTGCTCGGCGGCGTTGGCCAGCACGATGCGGTCCTGCGGGCGCTTGGGACCGGCGATCGACGGGACGACCGTGGCGAGGTCCAGCTCCAGCTTCTCGGAGAAGTCCGGCTCGGCGGCCGGGTCCAGCCAGAGGCCCTGCTCCTTGGCGTACGCCTCGACGAGCGCGACCTGCTGCTCGCTGCGGCCGGTCAGCTTCAGGTAGTTGAGGGTCTCGTCGTCGATCGGGAAGATCGCGGCGGTGGAGCCGAACTCCGGCGACATGTTGCCGATGGTGGCGCGGTTGGCCAGCGAGGTGGCGGCCACGCCCTCGCCGTAGAACTCCACGAACTTGCCGACGACACCGTGCTTGCGCAGCATCTCGGTGATGGTCAGCACCAGGTCGGTGGCGGTGGTGCCGGGCCGCAGCTCGCCGGTCAGCTTGAAGCCGACCACGCGCGGGATCAGCATCGAGACCGGCTGGCCGAGCATCGCGGCCTCGGCCTCGATGCCGCCGACGCCCCAACCCAGCACGCCCAGGCCGTTGACCATGGTGGTGTGCGAGTCGGTGCCGACGAGGGTGTCCGGGTACGCCTGGCCGCCTCGGACCATGACCGTGCGCGCCAGGTGCTCGATGTTGACCTGGTGGACGATGCCGGTGCCGGGCGGGACGACCTTGAACTCGTCGAAGGCGGTCTGGCCCCAGCGCAGGAACTGGTAGCGCTCGCGGTTGCGGCCGTACTCCAGCTCCACGTTCTGACCGAACGCGTCCTTGGTGCCGAACTTGTCGGCGATGACGGAGTGGTCGATGACCAGCTCGGCCGGCGCCAGCGGGTTGATCTTCGCCGGGTCGCCGCCCAGCTCCTTCACGGCCTCACGCATGGTCGCGAGGTCCACGACGCAGGGGACGCCGGTGAAGTCCTGCATGATCACGCGGGCCGGCGTGAACTGGATCTCCTGGCTGGGCTGGGCCTGGGAGTCCCAGTTGCCGAGCGCGCGGATGTGATCGGCGGTGATGTTGGCGCCGTCCTCGGTGCGGAGCAGGTTCTCCAGCAGCACCTTGAGGCTGTAGGGCAGACGGGCGGAGCCCTCCACCTTGTCCAGCCGGAAGATCTCGTACGACTCGTCGCCCACCTGCAGCGCGCTACGGGCGTCGAAGCTGTTCGCCGACACGACAGTCTCCTTCAATGATTTCTCGCGTACCACCGCAATCCTGCCGTCACGGGTTCATCGCCGATCCGCTAAGGTGAACCTAAGTTAGGTATGCCTCACTAGTACGGCAGCAGTACGCCTCTCGGCAGATATCTCGATGTCGAGATAACTCTAGTACATCGCTGCTGCCGGGTCATGCCCTGGCCGCCCCGACCGCGCCGTCCCGCCTCGCCCCGACGCCGGCCGCACGGCTCCCGTGCGCGGCGCGAGAATCGGCCGCGCACGGGACGCGCCGGGCAGGCCGGGTCGCGCCGACGCCTCGCGACGGAGAAGCACGTACTGAACGACAGGCGCACCGCCTCCCGCGACGGCGACTTCGAGGGCCTGCCGACCGTGCCGGACCCGGAGGTGGTGCCGATCGACGTCCGGGCCGATCCGGTGCGGCTGGCGAGGTTGGGCCTCTCGGGCGTGGAGGGGTTAAGGCCGCGGGCGGTTCGGGGCGCGGACGGACGGGGGGCGGCGGGTACTTGCGCACCGGCCGGCGACGCCGCGGCCGACACGGCGGTCTCCCACCAGGCCAACGCCCCACCACCGACGGGGCGTTGGCGCTCACTGCCCGCCCAACCCCAACCGCACCACCCGCACGATCTCCTCGTCCGTGAGGCCCAGGCCGCGGGCCTCGGCGATGAGGCGTTCGGTGGTCTCGCCGAGGCGGGCCCGGGCCGGGGAGGCCGCTCCGGTGACCACCGCGCCCCGGCCGCGGCGGAGTTCGATCAGGCCCTCCTCCTTCAGCCGCTGGTAGCCGCGCAGCACGGTGTGGACGTTGACGCCGAGGGAGGCGGCGAGCGCGCGGGCGGCGGGCAGCCGTTCCCCGGCGCGGACCGAGCCGTCGGCGATGGCGCCGCGGACCGAGCCGGCGATCTGGTCGCCGAGCGGCACGGACGAGCCGGGGTCGACGCGGAACAGCACGTCAGCCTCCTTCGCCGGAACGCCGGCGGTCCAGATAGGTGTTGAGCAGGGCGGCGGCGGTCGCCGCGTCGTCGACGGTGACCACGAACTCCCGGCCGCTGGTGAGCCGCAGCACCACGCCCTCCCCCGAACGGAGCAACAGGCCGCTGCCACCGGGCCGGATGCGGTACCCCCAGCCACCGTACTCGGCGAGCGACGAGATCCGGCGACTGGTGGCCTCGGTCACCTCGCCGAGCGGTATGCGGTGCAGCGGCACCGGCAGCAGCGTCGGGGTCAGGGTCAGCCCGCGCCGGTCGACGGTCACCCGCATGGAGCAGTGGGCCGCGACCGCCAGGCCGCCGAGGACCATGACGGCGCCGGCGACCCAGCCGGTGGACGCGCCCAACACGATCCCGGCGCACGCCATGACGCCCGCCAGCGCGGCCAGCGGCAGCGAGCTGATGGTGCGGGTCCAACCCGCGCGGGTACCGGCGGGGAGGTGGAGACGGTGCGCGGTGCCGGCCTCCGGGCGGGGCGACTCCGGGTCGGCCCCGGCGAGCAACCAGCCCAGCCCACCGACGGCGACGCCCACCGCCAGGGCCACGGCGAGCTGCCAGCCCGACAGTCGGACCCCGTCGGGGGCGGCGCCGGCGTTGCGCAACAGGGTCAGCACGCCGAGGTGACCGAGGAGCCCGGCGGTGAAGTAACCCGTCACGATCGTCCAGCGCACGCTGCGCGCGGGCAGCCCCCGTTGGACGAGCAGGACGGTGCCGGCGCCCAGGCCGAGCAGCGGCACCAGGCAGGCCAACACGAAGACCTGCGGCGAGGAGTAGCCGTCGGGCCGGCCGTCGAAGGCGAAGTGGGTGGCCATCCGTTCGGGCAGGCGGCCGGCGAGCAGGGCGTAGCAGCCACCGAGCAGCACGGTGGCAAGGATGAACGGTAAGGCGGCGATCCAGCCCCGTTGGCGGGCGTTGGCCGGCGGGCCGGACGGCATGGAGCGGTTCATGGCAACCTTCATGGCGACCTCCAGTTGTTTGCATAGTAGTAGAACAACCGGCGATGGCGCATGCATCTCATATCTGAGATACGGTCACCTCATGGCAGACGACTACCTCGTACGCATCGGCAGGCTCATCCGTGACGCACGGCAGCACCGTGGCTGGACACAGACGCAGCTCGCCGACGCGCTGGGCACCAGTCAGAGTGCGGTCAACCGCATCGAGCGCGGGAACCAGAACATCAGCCTTGAGATGATCGCCCGCATCGGCGAGGCCCTGGACAGCGAAATCGTCTCGCTCGGGTACGCCGGGCCGATGCATCTGCGGGTGGTCGGCGGGCGCCGGCTGTCCGGCAGCATCGACGTCAAGACGAGCAAGAACGCCTGCGTGGCGCTGCTGTGCGCGACGCTGCTCAACGCCGGACGGACAACTCTGCGCCGGGTGGCCCGCATTGAG includes the following:
- a CDS encoding DUF1648 domain-containing protein, which codes for MKVAMNRSMPSGPPANARQRGWIAALPFILATVLLGGCYALLAGRLPERMATHFAFDGRPDGYSSPQVFVLACLVPLLGLGAGTVLLVQRGLPARSVRWTIVTGYFTAGLLGHLGVLTLLRNAGAAPDGVRLSGWQLAVALAVGVAVGGLGWLLAGADPESPRPEAGTAHRLHLPAGTRAGWTRTISSLPLAALAGVMACAGIVLGASTGWVAGAVMVLGGLAVAAHCSMRVTVDRRGLTLTPTLLPVPLHRIPLGEVTEATSRRISSLAEYGGWGYRIRPGGSGLLLRSGEGVVLRLTSGREFVVTVDDAATAAALLNTYLDRRRSGEGG
- the acnA gene encoding aconitate hydratase AcnA, whose translation is MSANSFDARSALQVGDESYEIFRLDKVEGSARLPYSLKVLLENLLRTEDGANITADHIRALGNWDSQAQPSQEIQFTPARVIMQDFTGVPCVVDLATMREAVKELGGDPAKINPLAPAELVIDHSVIADKFGTKDAFGQNVELEYGRNRERYQFLRWGQTAFDEFKVVPPGTGIVHQVNIEHLARTVMVRGGQAYPDTLVGTDSHTTMVNGLGVLGWGVGGIEAEAAMLGQPVSMLIPRVVGFKLTGELRPGTTATDLVLTITEMLRKHGVVGKFVEFYGEGVAATSLANRATIGNMSPEFGSTAAIFPIDDETLNYLKLTGRSEQQVALVEAYAKEQGLWLDPAAEPDFSEKLELDLATVVPSIAGPKRPQDRIVLANAAEQFKQDVRNYVDTADEAGKESFPASDAPASIDGVPSNPVTVTAPDGSTYELDHGAVTVAAITSCTNTSNPYVMVAAALVAKKAVEKGLTRKPWVKTTLAPGSKVVTDYFDKAGLTPYLDKVGFNLVGYGCTTCIGNSGPLPEEVSKAVNDHDLAVTSVLSGNRNFEGRINPDVKMNYLASPPLVVAYALAGSMKVDITKAALGTDQDGKPVYLKDIWPTEAEVNDVVANAIGEDMFNKSYSDVFAGDAQWQALPIPTGNTFEWDTESTYVRKPPYFEGMQMEPAPVQDIAGARVLAKLGDSVTTDHISPAGAIKADTPAGQYLTEHGVERRDFNSYGSRRGNHEVMIRGTFANIRLRNQIAPGTEGGYTRDFTQADAPVSFIYDASQNYQAAGIPLVVLAGKEYGSGSSRDWAAKGTALLGVKAVIAESYERIHRSNLIGMGVLPLQFPEGASAESLGLTGEESFSFAGVTELNNGTTPRTVKVTTDTGVEFDAVVRIDTPGEADYYRNGGIMQYVLRNLIRK
- a CDS encoding GntR family transcriptional regulator, with product MLFRVDPGSSVPLGDQIAGSVRGAIADGSVRAGERLPAARALAASLGVNVHTVLRGYQRLKEEGLIELRRGRGAVVTGAASPARARLGETTERLIAEARGLGLTDEEIVRVVRLGLGGQ